One segment of Gadus chalcogrammus isolate NIFS_2021 chromosome 8, NIFS_Gcha_1.0, whole genome shotgun sequence DNA contains the following:
- the xkr4 gene encoding LOW QUALITY PROTEIN: XK-related protein 4 (The sequence of the model RefSeq protein was modified relative to this genomic sequence to represent the inferred CDS: deleted 2 bases in 2 codons), with translation MLRELLSLIQTGSVRCITAAASLVSLAWALASYQKALRASRDDKKPVSYLAVVIQFCWHFFTIAARVITFALFASVFQLYFGIFIVLHWCVMTFWIVHCETDFCISKWEEIVFDMDDRLIYLFYWFNVKEGRTRYRLFTYYLVILVENATLSTLWYLYRAPHATDAFAVPALCVIFSSFLTGVVFMLMYYAFFHPNGPRFGRSPSGQALSLDPSAAQFSALPPEGATNSLRSNRERSATLERDLAKHSERDGCMPVFQVRPTAASTPSSRAPRLDETVVRIDLCRNRYPAWERHVLDRSIRKAILAIDCSPAPPRLQYKDDGTVQERLEYETTL, from the exons GCATCACCGCGGCCGCCTCCCTGGTGTCCCTAGCCTGGGCTCTGGCCTCGTACCAGAAGGCGCTCCGGGCCTCTCGGGACGACAAGAAGCCCGTCAGCTACCTGGCCGTGGTCATCCAGTTCTGCTGGCACTTCTTCACCATCGCGGCGCGCGTCATCACCTTCGCGCTCTTCGCGTCCGTGTTCCAGCTGTACTTCGGCATCTTCATCGTGCTGCACTGGTGCGTCATGACCTTCTGGATCGTCCACTGCGAGACCGACTTCTGCATCAGCAAGTGGGAGGAGATTGTGTTCGACATG GATGACAGGCTCATCTACCTCTTCTACTGGTTCAACGTCAAG GAAGGGCGCACCAG ATACCGCCTGTTCACGTACTACCTGGTGATCCTGGTGGAGAACGCCACGCTCAGCACCCTGTGGTACCTCTACCGCGCGCCGCACGCCACCGACGCCTTTGCCGTGCCCGCGCTCTGCGTCATCTTCAGCTCCTTCCTCACCGGCGTGGTCTTCATGCTCATGTACTACGCCTTCTTCCACCCCAACGGCCCGCGCTTCGGCCGCTCCCCCAGCGGCCAGGCGCTCAGCCTGGACCCCTCCGCCGCGCAGTTCTCCGCGCTGCCACCGGAGGGCGCCACCAACTCGCTGCGCTCCAACCGGGAGCGAAGCGCCACCCTGGAGCGCGACCTGGCCAAGCACTCGGAGCGCGACGGCTGCATGCCCGTGTTCCAGGTGCGGCCCACCGCCGCCTCCACGCCCTCGTCGCGGGCGCCGCGGCTCGACGAGACGGTGGTCCGCATCGACCTCTGCCGCAACCGCTACCCGGCCTGGGAGAGGCACGTCCTGGACCGCAGCATCCGCAAGGCCATCCTGGCCATCGACTGCTCGCCGGCGCCGCCCCGCCTGCAGTACAAGGACGACGGCACCGTGCAGGAGCGGCTGGAGTACGAGACCACCCTGTAG